In a single window of the Prionailurus viverrinus isolate Anna chromosome D3, UM_Priviv_1.0, whole genome shotgun sequence genome:
- the DERL3 gene encoding derlin-3 isoform X1 yields the protein MAWQGLAAEFLQVPAVTRTYTAACVLTTAAVQLELLSPFQLYFNPHLVFRKFQVWRLVTNFLFFGPLGFSFFFNMLFVFRYCRMLEEGSFRGRTADFVFMFLFGGVLMTLLGLLGSLFFLGQALTVMLVYVWSRRNPRVRVNFFGLLTFQAPFLPWALMGFSLLLGNSILVDLLGIAVGHIYYFLEDVFPNQPGGKRLLLTPSFLRVACTCLSRPSTPRRLTLLHCSPIKCLPTSAWSPAQHSSL from the exons ATGGCGTGGCAGGGACTGGCGGCCGAGTTCCTGCAGGTGCCAGCGGTGACGCGGACCTACACCGCGGCCTGTGTCCTTACCACCGCAGCTGTG CAACTGGAGCTCCTCAGCCCCTTCCAGCTCTATTTCAACCCGCACCTCGTGTTCCGGAAGTTTCAG GTCTGGAGGCTCGTCACCAACTTCCTCTTCTTTGGGCCCCTGGGATTCAGCTTCTTCTTCAACATGCTCTTCGT GTTTCGCTACTGCCGCATGCTGGAGGAGGGCTCCTTCCGTGGCCGCACGGCCGACTTCGTCTTCATGTTTCTCTTCGGGGGCGTCCTCATGACC ctgctggggctcctgggcagccTGTTCTTCTTGGGCCAGGCCCTCACTGTCATGCTGGTGTATGTCTGGAGTCGCCGCAACCCCCGAGTGAGGGTCAACTTCTTTGGCCTCCTCACCTTCCAGGCACCATTCCTGCCCTGGGCACTCATGGGTTTCTCACTGCTGCTGGGCAACTCAATCCTTGTCGACCTGCTGG GGATTGCTGTGGGCCACATTTACTACTTCCTAGAGGATGTTTTCCCCAACCAGCCTGGAGGCAAGAGGTTGCTGCTGACCCCCAGTTTCCT ccGGGTTGCCTGCACCTGTCTCTCGAGGCCCAGCACCCCCAGAAGGCTGACCCTGCTCCACTGCAGCCCTATCAAGTGTCTGCCCAcctcagcctggagccctgcACAGCACAGTTCCCTCTGA
- the DERL3 gene encoding derlin-3 isoform X3, translated as MAWQGLAAEFLQVPAVTRTYTAACVLTTAAVQLELLSPFQLYFNPHLVFRKFQVWRLVTNFLFFGPLGFSFFFNMLFVFRYCRMLEEGSFRGRTADFVFMFLFGGVLMTLLGLLGSLFFLGQALTVMLVYVWSRRNPRVRVNFFGLLTFQAPFLPWALMGFSLLLGNSILVDLLGIAVGHIYYFLEDVFPNQPGGKRLLLTPSFLMAPACPFASLLARR; from the exons ATGGCGTGGCAGGGACTGGCGGCCGAGTTCCTGCAGGTGCCAGCGGTGACGCGGACCTACACCGCGGCCTGTGTCCTTACCACCGCAGCTGTG CAACTGGAGCTCCTCAGCCCCTTCCAGCTCTATTTCAACCCGCACCTCGTGTTCCGGAAGTTTCAG GTCTGGAGGCTCGTCACCAACTTCCTCTTCTTTGGGCCCCTGGGATTCAGCTTCTTCTTCAACATGCTCTTCGT GTTTCGCTACTGCCGCATGCTGGAGGAGGGCTCCTTCCGTGGCCGCACGGCCGACTTCGTCTTCATGTTTCTCTTCGGGGGCGTCCTCATGACC ctgctggggctcctgggcagccTGTTCTTCTTGGGCCAGGCCCTCACTGTCATGCTGGTGTATGTCTGGAGTCGCCGCAACCCCCGAGTGAGGGTCAACTTCTTTGGCCTCCTCACCTTCCAGGCACCATTCCTGCCCTGGGCACTCATGGGTTTCTCACTGCTGCTGGGCAACTCAATCCTTGTCGACCTGCTGG GGATTGCTGTGGGCCACATTTACTACTTCCTAGAGGATGTTTTCCCCAACCAGCCTGGAGGCAAGAGGTTGCTGCTGACCCCCAGTTTCCT GATGGCCCCGGCCTGCCCCTTTGCCTCCCTCCTTGCCAGAAGATGA
- the DERL3 gene encoding derlin-3 isoform X4, which translates to MAWQGLAAEFLQVPAVTRTYTAACVLTTAAVQLELLSPFQLYFNPHLVFRKFQVWRLVTNFLFFGPLGFSFFFNMLFVFRYCRMLEEGSFRGRTADFVFMFLFGGVLMTLLGLLGSLFFLGQALTVMLVYVWSRRNPRVRVNFFGLLTFQAPFLPWALMGFSLLLGNSILVDLLGIAVGHIYYFLEDVFPNQPGGKRLLLTPSFLR; encoded by the exons ATGGCGTGGCAGGGACTGGCGGCCGAGTTCCTGCAGGTGCCAGCGGTGACGCGGACCTACACCGCGGCCTGTGTCCTTACCACCGCAGCTGTG CAACTGGAGCTCCTCAGCCCCTTCCAGCTCTATTTCAACCCGCACCTCGTGTTCCGGAAGTTTCAG GTCTGGAGGCTCGTCACCAACTTCCTCTTCTTTGGGCCCCTGGGATTCAGCTTCTTCTTCAACATGCTCTTCGT GTTTCGCTACTGCCGCATGCTGGAGGAGGGCTCCTTCCGTGGCCGCACGGCCGACTTCGTCTTCATGTTTCTCTTCGGGGGCGTCCTCATGACC ctgctggggctcctgggcagccTGTTCTTCTTGGGCCAGGCCCTCACTGTCATGCTGGTGTATGTCTGGAGTCGCCGCAACCCCCGAGTGAGGGTCAACTTCTTTGGCCTCCTCACCTTCCAGGCACCATTCCTGCCCTGGGCACTCATGGGTTTCTCACTGCTGCTGGGCAACTCAATCCTTGTCGACCTGCTGG GGATTGCTGTGGGCCACATTTACTACTTCCTAGAGGATGTTTTCCCCAACCAGCCTGGAGGCAAGAGGTTGCTGCTGACCCCCAGTTTCCT AAGATGA
- the DERL3 gene encoding derlin-3 isoform X2, which produces MAWQGLAAEFLQVPAVTRTYTAACVLTTAAVQLELLSPFQLYFNPHLVFRKFQVWRLVTNFLFFGPLGFSFFFNMLFVFRYCRMLEEGSFRGRTADFVFMFLFGGVLMTLLGLLGSLFFLGQALTVMLVYVWSRRNPRVRVNFFGLLTFQAPFLPWALMGFSLLLGNSILVDLLGIAVGHIYYFLEDVFPNQPGGKRLLLTPSFLKLLLDAREEDPNYLPLPEEQPGPLQQ; this is translated from the exons ATGGCGTGGCAGGGACTGGCGGCCGAGTTCCTGCAGGTGCCAGCGGTGACGCGGACCTACACCGCGGCCTGTGTCCTTACCACCGCAGCTGTG CAACTGGAGCTCCTCAGCCCCTTCCAGCTCTATTTCAACCCGCACCTCGTGTTCCGGAAGTTTCAG GTCTGGAGGCTCGTCACCAACTTCCTCTTCTTTGGGCCCCTGGGATTCAGCTTCTTCTTCAACATGCTCTTCGT GTTTCGCTACTGCCGCATGCTGGAGGAGGGCTCCTTCCGTGGCCGCACGGCCGACTTCGTCTTCATGTTTCTCTTCGGGGGCGTCCTCATGACC ctgctggggctcctgggcagccTGTTCTTCTTGGGCCAGGCCCTCACTGTCATGCTGGTGTATGTCTGGAGTCGCCGCAACCCCCGAGTGAGGGTCAACTTCTTTGGCCTCCTCACCTTCCAGGCACCATTCCTGCCCTGGGCACTCATGGGTTTCTCACTGCTGCTGGGCAACTCAATCCTTGTCGACCTGCTGG GGATTGCTGTGGGCCACATTTACTACTTCCTAGAGGATGTTTTCCCCAACCAGCCTGGAGGCAAGAGGTTGCTGCTGACCCCCAGTTTCCT GAAGCTGCTACTGGATGCCCGAGAGGAGGACCCCAATTACCTGCCCCTCCCGGAGGAGCAGCCAGGACCCCTGCAGCAATGA